In the Leptospiraceae bacterium genome, AGGTTTTTCCTTGGTATCTTTGACTTGTGTTTGGGCAAATATTGGTAATGCACAAATCATAATGAATAGTAATATTTTCGTTAAATGATTCATTTAATTTCTCCTATAATCTAAATAATTTCATAATTTTTCTTTTTTGTGTAACATCAGTTATTAAATAAAATTAGAGTAAAATAATTGGTATTACTTAACTCACCTTAAGCAAGGTGAACCAAACGTTCAAATGAAGTTTGCGCCTAGCGGCGGGCTTGCTGCCGCAGGCTATTGATTTCGCTATCGCTATTGATTCATTAGCATTTCCTAATATTTCCAAAATTATCTCTGATTCCTTAAATTATCCTTTTTGCGTAAAGTGAGTAGCTTAATATACTAATATAAAATCTATTTTTTAAACAAAATTCGGTGGTGGTAAGTTTAATAAATGATTTTGGATTCGAGTTCGAGTGAGGATGTTATTTTCACAGGATAGAATGAGAATATTTTTATAATTACTTATTGATAAAATAAAATTAGATTTTTCATATAAAAATAATTCGTTATCCGCTACTTCCGTTTCTTCAAAAAAAATTTGTGCGTCTCTAGAAATGTAAACAGGAATAGATATTCCCTGTTTAAAAAAAATAGATTGTTGAGCATAAGAATGAATTTCGAAATCCAATCCTAAAGAAATACAAATTAATGCAAATATTGCGATAAGTCTATTATTTCTGTATAATGATAAAATCTGCATTTGTATTTCCTAGATTTGACTGTTTCGTGTCCACTTGAAATGTCTATTCTAAAAATTATATATTTCCAAAAAATAATGGTAGATATTCACACAAAATATTTTCGAATTATTAGTTTAACAACTGACCTTACGCTATCGCTATTAATTCATTAGATTCTTCTAATATTGAGAATTTCACTTTAAATTCCATAATTTCCTTTGTTGCGTAACGTCAGTTAATAACTCACCTTACGCAAGGTGAGTCCAGCTTCCACTTGAGGTTTGCACCTAGCGGTGGGCTTGCTGCCGCAGGCTATTGAATTTATTAATTCATTAGCATTCTCTAATATTCTCAAAATCATCTTTGGCTCCGTAAATTATCAATTTTGCGTAATGTCAGTTAATAATAGAATTTTCGAATGCACTCTATTAAGAAAGAATAAACGTTAAGTATTTTATGGAGACAATGACGAAATATTAAAGAAATTAAGTGGGATATGTCTTGGGATATTTTTAATTAACTGATGTTACGTAAGTAAGAGAATTATAGGAATAATAATTTATGGAATACTATTTATGACAACCTGGATAGAATTTGAAAATAGAAAAATTGAAGTAGTCGAATTAGAAAGAGAACATTATAATTTTATATTATACAAGGATATAAATTCCGAAGACCATTATCTTTTTATTCTACTAAATCATTCTTCGGCTTATTATCTAAAAATGCAAAAATAGCCGCTAATGATATTTTTAATTATCAACAAAAGAAAATTAACATAAAAACTTTAGTAGATACTTATAGATAAAATATATTTTTACGGAGAGAAACTGAATAAAAAAAATTAACACAAATATTCGAATCGCCATACATATACGTTTTCACAGTCCTTAGAATTTTTTTGACAAAAAAATAAATTTTGTTTAGTAAAAAAATAGTTTTTTTTAAGTGTTATATATACAGTGAGGTATTTATGAAAGTTACAGTATTAGGAACCCATTCCGCATTTTCAACAGGAACATTTAAAGAAAGTGTGGAAATCAAACATATACAAGACCTAATTGAGAAATCAAACTCAAATAAAAAAAAACTTTAGAAATTTCTGAGTTAGAAAAAATACTTAGCCAACATAAAGAAAGGGTTTACCTACCTCGATTTCAAAGTAATTTTCTTTTAGAATTTAAAACAAAAGGAAAAATTAAAGACCATCTCTATAGATTAGTCATAGATTTCGGAAGCGATATACGCCATTCACTAGCAAATATTGGACTCAAAATGGGGGATATTGATGGTTACTATTGTTCTCATCCTCATGCAGACCATATAGGAGGTGTTGAGGGAATTGCCCTTTCTACTATTTTTAATCCCTATTGGAATCCCCAAAAAAACAGAATGGCTTCGTAAACCACAAGCAGACCCGACAGATAAATCTCTAGAAAATATTTTAGATAGACTATTCAAAAAAGAGTCTCTGCCTAATGACTGTAAGCCTGATTTATGGGGACATCGAGAAGTATTGGAAAATTTATGGGAGCCGCAAGACCTGGATTAGACACTTTACAAGGTGTGAAACGAGTAGCTGTCGATACTTATTTTAACCCAATTCCAATGGTGAAGGATATTGAATATGAAATTGCCGACGGAAAAAGAGTTTGGAGATTTTATACAATCGAATCCACTCACGTAATCGGGGGTACTTCTCATATGCCGTCCTACGGACTAATCTTTGAATGCTCTGATGGACAAAAGATTTATTTTCCGACTGACACATTACTCATGATGCCCCCAACAATGAGAGCATTTTATGTGTCGTCTGACGTTATTTACCAAGACTGTGAAACTGGACCTCGAAGCGGAGTTCATTCACATATTGATGATATTCGTAAATGTGAAGCTGAAGTCAAAAAAAAATGTTACTTGTATCATTATACAGAAGATCCAGTTGTTCACCCTGATGAATTCAAAGGAATACTTCGAATTGGTGACATACATGAATACTGGAGTTCTATATGCCAAAACTCTGTTATCTGGTGGTATATGGGAATGCTAATTTTATTACTTGATTAATTCAATTCAAAAACAAGTCTGTCAAGTGCATCTATGCAAACA is a window encoding:
- a CDS encoding MBL fold metallo-hydrolase — its product is MKDHLYRLVIDFGSDIRHSLANIGLKMGDIDGYYCSHPHADHIGGVEGIALSTIFNPYWNPQKNRMAS